TCTCCCCCACATCTCCAACATTTATCACCAATTCCTCGATATCTTTGTTGAGCAGGGGTAATGAAAAATCTCATAATGCTTTTCCAGCAAAATTCACGCCAAACATTAGACCCAGTGGTAGCTCACTGTATCTTGCATGCGTGAGCCCAACACTTCTCTGTAATTGTCAAATTATCCTCCTTTTCCCACTTCGCTTTAATATACAGAGTGCTGTCGTTTTTACACCGCCGGATGCTGTTATATAATTTAGAAATAATTTTACTTTGCACTTCAGATTTGGTTAGTAATAAGAATGTTTCTACAAATTGTAATTCGTTTAGGTTCACTTTTAAGTTTtgattaaaataatttctgATCTGTAGATATCTAAAAAAATCATCAGATCCCAAGTCATGTTTACTCCTTAAAGATTCAAAGCTTTGAAATGCACCCTTATGGACAAATGAATAATAATTGGTTATACCTTTTGAAATCCAGTTTTTGAATCTATTATCATATTGATTTGGAGTAAAATCTGAATCATATGCACACCATCTTAAAACCTTAGAGGCATTTTCCAAACCACCAATTTTTATTACTTCTTTCCAAGCTGATATCATTATTTGTAGTATAGGTTTATCTGCCATATGTATTTTATTCTGCAATTTTATGTCCGATATTAAAGCTGAAACTGGTATTTCTTTTACTATTGTTCCTTCAACATCTTTCCATCCGGCGGTGTAGTTTGGACAACAGAGACAAATCAGCGGTCTTAACTgagctgcacaataatattctcGTAGACATGCTatttctaaaaagaaacatgtcacacaggcacaagATGTTATAAGTGAAAACATTAAACCTGTAGAATTATATTCAATAAACTGTAGAGCATTCCTACCTTCAGGATCTTTTTTGCCATCTCAGGCCACCTGTGCTTTACGTACATTCCCACACCGATCGGGATGATTAGGGCTGCCAGTGTGATACCTGAGGATGCAAAAAAGTAGATTATAAAAAGGTTACCTTAGAGGCAGGAACAGCATTCACAGTTACATCCTGATAATACACATTATTGAGAGCACTTGTTTGAAATTATTTAAGGTGTTTCAGTTCTTTGAAAGCTTTCCTTACCGATACTGTCATACGGGATCTTGATGGTGTCACTGGATGTCCATACACTGGTGTAGATTAAAAGACAGAGAGGCATCATCCCCAAGGCCAGGAGAGAGGAGCAGGCTGTCATACTGAGACTGAGGAGCGAAGGATTTGGACACAGATGAGTTTCCTGCATTTGTCCCTAGCTGTGCTTAAACACACTAAcacaatttgttttatttaaatagtgcATTAACAttgaataaatgtaaataaaactctAGACCAATAAAAACTTGTAATACATTAATTCTATTGTGTTCTCCTGCCAGGTAGCTACACAACAAGAAAGTCTTCCTTAAAATAGCTTAAGAGTGTTCTGGGAtccaaaaaacatgaaaatattcTATTTAGTTTACATACACAAGAGAAACAAATAGTTATCATAGAGTAAACATAGTGGTCCTCTAagagcagcacttggtgatagTAGGGAAAAAAGAAGGTTCCTTTTTTAACAGGGAGAAACCACCAGCTGAAAAAGGCTCAGAGAAGTCTGCTCTTTAACAttaagggaaaaagaaaaaatagcaaTGAACCTGCCCAAAGTCTCACCTGAGGTCCATGTCTCCATCCAACCAGTAGCAGATGATGTTGGAGTTTGAGCCACCTGGACAGCAgcccatgatgatgatgaccacTGCCTGCACAGCCTGGACCCCAAAAGCCAGTGACAAGGCAAAAGCTGTGAAAGGCATAATGCCAAACTGGCAGAGGAAGCCAATGATAATGCCCCATGGCTTCTTAATGTGGCCCCACAGCTTTGCAGCCTCCACTGTGCAGCCCATGGCGAACATGACCATTGCGAGCATGATGGTGAGCACCGTGCTCATCACTACTCCCAGGATGGCATTGAAGTTACTGGGAGGAACAAGGCAGTCTGTGCCCGAGCAGGCTGTGGCAGCATTGTCACAGATAGCTGGCAGCATGGTGGTTGGCTTCAGCGTGGACATTGTTGTTGCAGAAGAAGAATATCAGCAGATCCTTAAAACTTGCACACACTTTGGGGCTTCTTAGAGTCCTTGAGGTGAGACAAGTCCAGTTTCACCACCTGTCCAGGAAAATGGATGTGACAAAGAGATGGAGTGAGCTTGGATCACTGCCCTTTATGCCCACGGTTTAAAAGCCAAATAAAATTGGGCGGAAAGATAAAAAATTAACCAATAGTCTATGTTTTATGGGGTCAGCGTTCAAAACACAtgcatataaaaaagaaaatcacaatgAAATATGAAATACCATTACACCATGGCTCCAGTTTTTACAGCCTTGTGggttttaaagttttaatgaaCTCACAATCATCAAGCATCATCATGCAGGAAAAGTTTCAAAGAGGCAGCAGCCACAGAATACATGTCCTTTGCACAATTATATATGGCCGTCTTTGGTCTCTTAATCATTCTTTTAAACATGAGTAACCCAGAGcccataaaacaaaataaaggtgTACAGTGGTCCTTCGTTTATTGTAGGagttatgttctaaaaaataACCTGAGATAGGTCAAATCCGCAAAGTAGTCggcgctgtcacttggtgtttGCTCGCTCTGTGGTAGagtacaaggtcttaaataatcaggccccattttatcttaatgaccttgtagtaccatatcactctattagagcacttcgctcctgcactgcaggcctacttgttgttcctagagtatttaaaagtagaaacggagggagagccttcagttttcaggcccctcttctgtggaaccagcttccagtttggattcgggagacagacactatctctacttttaagattaggcttaaaactttcctttttgctaaagcatatagttagggctggaccaggtgaccctgaatcctcccttagttattgttgcaatagacgtaggctgccgggggattcccatgatgcattgagtttttcctttccagtcacct
This window of the Maylandia zebra isolate NMK-2024a linkage group LG16, Mzebra_GT3a, whole genome shotgun sequence genome carries:
- the LOC143413049 gene encoding ileal sodium/bile acid cotransporter-like, giving the protein MSTLKPTTMLPAICDNAATACSGTDCLVPPSNFNAILGVVMSTVLTIMLAMVMFAMGCTVEAAKLWGHIKKPWGIIIGFLCQFGIMPFTAFALSLAFGVQAVQAVVIIIMGCCPGGSNSNIICYWLDGDMDLSLSMTACSSLLALGMMPLCLLIYTSVWTSSDTIKIPYDSIGITLAALIIPIGVGMYVKHRWPEMAKKILKVGSIVGLVLIIIIAVIGGVLYQSSWTIAPSLWIIGTIYPFIGLSLGFFLARFVGQPWYRCRTIALETGIQNAQLCSTIVQLSFTPEELEKMFAFPLIYSIFQLVSALIFVGGFQLYKRFCGGSSTNSDATYLEGQNADVEEQKHCPQENGGFEGDESNNTGVKDKSTDKSTAL